From Oncorhynchus mykiss isolate Arlee chromosome 6, USDA_OmykA_1.1, whole genome shotgun sequence, the proteins below share one genomic window:
- the LOC110526588 gene encoding glucose-6-phosphate isomerase: MGLTHDPTFQKLEKWYHEHALHLNMRKMFEEDKERFHKFSTTLKTDHGDILIDYSKNLITEDVMKMLVELGKSRGIEATRDKMFHGDKINFTEGRAVLHVALRNRSNHPIMVDGHDVMPEVNKVLEKMKGFCHKVRSGEWKGWTGKSITDVVNVGIGGSDLGPLMVTEALKNYSKGGPRVHFVSNIDGTHIAKTLAELNAETTLFIVASKTFTTQETITNAESAKEWFIEHAKDKSAVAKHFVALSTAGPLVKAFGIDPDNMFGFWDWVGGRYSLWSCIGLSIALHIGYDNFEKLLEGAHWMDNHFKTAPVEKNAPMLLALLGVWYINFFQAETHAMLPYDQYMHRFAAYFQQGDMESNGKYITIHGKRVNYHTGPIVWGEPGTNGQHAFYQLIHQGTRMVPADFLIPAQTQHPIRESKHHKILMANFLAQTEALMKGKTTEEAKKELEAGGLTGEALETILPHKVFQGNKPTNSIVFKKLNPFTLGALIAMYEHKIFVQGVMWEINSFDQWGVELGKALCKKIEPELHGSNEVHSHDSSTNGLINFIKKNHV; the protein is encoded by the exons ATGGGACTCACACACGACCCAACCTTCCAGAAACTGGAGAAATGGTACCATGAACATGCTCTGCACCTCAACATGAGGAAGATGTTTGAGGAAGACAAGGAGAGATTCCACAAATTCAG CACAACGCTGAAGACAGATCATGGAGACATTCTGATTGATTACTCTAAGAATCTCATCACTGAGGATGTCATGAAGATGTTGGTCGAACTG GGCAAGTCGAGGGGGATTGAGGCCACCAGGGACAAGATGTTCCATGGAGACAAGATCAACTTCACTGAG GGTCGTGCTGTGCTCCACGTGGCTCTGAGGAACCGCTCCAACCATCCCATCATGGTTGACGGACATGATGTGATGCCTGAGGTCAACAAAGTCCTGGAGAAGATGAAGGGCTTCTGCCAC AAAGTTCGCAGTGGCGAGTGGAAGGGCTGGACTGGAAAGTCCATCACAGACGTTGTCAACGTCGGCATTGGTGGATCGGACCTG GGTCCTCTAATGGTGACTGAGGCTCTGAAGAACTACTCCAAGGGAGGTCCCCGTGTGCATTTTGTCTCCAACATTGACGGCACACACATCGCCAAAACCCTTGCTGAGCTCAATGCTGAGACCACCCTGTTCATCGTGGCCTCCAAG ACTTTCACCACCCAAGAGACCATCACCAACGCAGAGTCTGCCAAGGAATGGTTCATTGAGCACGCTAAAGAT AAATCTGCTGTTGCCAAGCACTTTGTGGCGCTCTCCACTGCCGGC CCTTTAGTGAAGGCCTTTGGCATTGATCCTGACAACATGTTTGGCTTCTGGGAT TGGGTTGGTGGACGTTATTCCCTGTGGTCTTGTATTGGATTGTCCATTGCTCTGCACATCg GCTATGACAACTTTGAGAAGCTTCTAGAAGGGGCTCACTGGATG GACAACCATTTCAAAACAGCCCCTGTGGAGAAGAACGCTCCCATGCTCCTGGCTCTGCTGGGTGTCTGGTACATCAACTTCTTCCAGGCCGAGACCCACGCCATGCTGCCTTATGACCAGTACATGCACCGATTCGCTGCCTACTTCCAGCAG GGTGACATGGAGTCCAATGGAAAGTACATCACTATCCATGGCAAACGTGTCAACTACCATACTGGCCCCATCGTATGGGGAGAGCCTGGCACCAACGGACAGCACGCCTTCTACCAGCTCATTCACCAAG GAACTCGCATGGTCCCCGCTGACTTCCTCATCCCTGCCCAGACACAGCACCCCATCAGGGAAAGTAAGCACCATAAG ATCCTGATGGCCAACTTCCTGGCCCAGACTGAGGCTCTGATGAAAGGAAAGACCACAGAGGAGGCTAAGAAGGAACTGGAGGCCGGCGGCCTGACAGGAGAGGCCTTGGAAACCATTCTGCCACACAAA GTATTCCAAGGAAACAAGCCAACCAACTCTATTGTCTTCAAGAAGCTGAACCCATTCACACTGGGAGCACTTATTG CCATGTATGAACACAAGATCTTTGTCCAGGGTGTTATGTGGGAGATCAACAGTTTTGACCAGTGGGG aGTTGAGCTGGGTAAGGCTTTGTGTAAGAAGATCGAGCCTGAGCTGCATGGCTCCAACGAGGTCCACTCTCACGACTCCTCCACCAACGGGCTCATTAACTTTATCAAGAAGAACCACGTCTAA